The proteins below come from a single Balaenoptera musculus isolate JJ_BM4_2016_0621 chromosome 1, mBalMus1.pri.v3, whole genome shotgun sequence genomic window:
- the MPL gene encoding thrombopoietin receptor, with protein MPSWALLVVISCLLPAPQNLAQVTSQDASLLASDSEALNCFSRTFEDLTCFWDEEEAAPSEIYQLLYAYQGEKPRACPLSSQRVLPFGTRYVCQFPAQDEVRLFSQLHLWVKNVFLNQNLTQRVLSVDSVGLPAPPSLIKAMGGSQPGELQISWEAPAPEISEFLRHELCYGPKDPRNSTGPTVKLLLSTETCCPALRRPNLAPALDQSACAQPMMPQQDVPEQTSTTREAPSLTVKGGSCLISGLQPGNSYWLQLRSQPDGVSLRGSWGSWSLPVTVDLPGDAVEIGLQCFTLDLKNVTCQWQQQDHASSQGFFYHSRAWCCPRNRDPVWEKCEEEEKNPGSQPSQFSRCHFKSRNDSVIHILVEVTTAQGAIHSYLGSPFWIHQAVLIPTPNLHWREVSSGQLELEWQHPSPWAAQETCYQLRYTGEGHQDWKVLEPPLGAQGETLELRPRSRYRVQLRARLHGPTFHGPWSAWSDPVRVETTSETAWIFLVTALLLVLGVSALLGLLLLRWQFPAYYRSLRHALWPSLPDLHRVLGQYLRDTAALSPPKAAVSDTCEEVEPSLLEILPRSSEKTPLPLCSSQAQMDYRGLQPSCLGTMPLSVCPRMAETASYCTTHIANHSYLPLSCWQAPRAQYPGQIQTL; from the exons ATGCCCTCCTGGGCCCTCTTGGTGGTCATCTCCTGCCTCCTCCCGGCCCCCCAAAACCTGGCACAAGTCACCAGCCAAG ATGCCTCCTTGCTGGCCTCGGACTCAGAGGCCCTGAACTGTTTCTCCCGAACATTTGAGGACCTCACTTGCTTCTGGGATGAGGAAGAAGCAGCGCCCAGTGAAATATATCAGCTGCTGTATGCCTACCAAGG GGAGAAGCCCCGTGCCTGCCCCCTGAGTTCCCAGCGTGTGCTGCCCTTTGGAACCCGGTACGTGTGCCAGTTTCCAGCCCAGGATGAAGTTCGCCTCTTCTCTCAACTGCACCTCTGGGTGAAGAACGTGTTTCTGAACCAGAATCTGACCCAGCGGGTGCTCTCTGTGGATAGTGTGG GCCTGCCAGCTCCCCCCAGCCTCATCAAGGCCATGGGAGGGAGTCAGCCAGGGGAACTTCAGATCAGCTGGGAGGCCCCAGCTCCCGAAATCAGTGAATTTCTGAGGCATGAACTCTGCTATGGCCCTAAGGATCCAAGGAACTCCACTGGTCCCACAGTCAAACTGCTGCTGTCCACAGAAACCTGCTGCCCAGCTCTGCGGAGACCAAACCTAGCCCCGGCTCTGGACCAGTCTGCATGTGCTCAGCCCATGATGCCCCAACAGGATGTACCGGAGCAGacctccacaactagagaa GCTCCATCTCTGACAGTGAAGGGTGGAAGCTGCCTCATCTCAGGGCTCCAGCCTGGTAACTCCTACTGGCTCCAGCTACGCAGCCAACCTGATGGGGTCTCCCTCCGTGGCTCCTGGGGATCTTGGTCCCTCCCTGTGACCGTCGACCTGCCTGGGGATGCAG TGGAAATTGGACTGCAATGCTTTACCTTGGACCTGAAGAATGTTACCTGTCAGTGGCAGCAACAGGACCATGCTAGCTCCCAAGGCTTCTTCTACCACAGCAGGGCATGGTGCTGCCCCAGAAACAG GGACCCCGTCTGGGAGAAGtgtgaagaggaggagaaaaatccAGGATCACAGCCCTCCCAGTTCTCTCGCTGCCACTTCAAGTCACGAAATGACAGTGTTATTCACATCCTTGTGGAGGTGACCACAGCCCAGGGTGCCATTCACAGCTACCTGGGCTCCCCTTTCTGGATCCATCAGGCTG TGCTCATCCCCACTCCAAACTTACACTGGAGGGAGGTCTCCAGCGGGCAGCTGGAACTGGAATGGCAGCATCCATCACCCTGGGCAGCACAAGAGACCTGCTATCAGCTCCGATACACAGGAGAAGGCCATCAGGACTGGAAG GTGCTGGAGCCGCCTCTCGGGGCCCAGGGAGAGACCTTGGAGCTGCGCCCGCGCTCCCGCTACCGTGTACAGCTGCGCGCCAGGCTCCACGGCCCCACCTTCCATGGACCCTGGAGCGCCTGGTCCGACCCAGTGAGGGTGGAAACCACCTCCGAGACGG CCTGGATCTTCTTGGTGACCGCTCTGCTCCTGGTGCTGGGCGTCAGCGCCCTCCTGGGCCTGCTGCTGCTGAGGTGGCAGTTTCCTGCGTACTACAG GAGCCTGAGGCATGCCCTGTGGCCCTCACTTCCAGACCTGCACCGAGTCCTAGGCCAGTACCTTAGGGATACTGCAGCCCTGAGTCCG CCCAAGGCTGCAGTTTCAGATACCTGTGAGGAAGTGGAACCCAGCCTCCTTGAAATTCTACCTAGGTCCTCAGAGAAGACTCCCTTGCCCCTATGTTCCTCCCAGGCCCAGATGGACTACCGAGGATTGCAGCCTTCTTGCCTGGGGACCATGCCCCTGTCTGTGTGCCCACGCATGGCTGAGACAGCGTCCTACTGCACCACTCACATCGCCAACCATTCCTACTTACCACTCAGCTGCTGGCAGGCCCCTCGCGCCCAGTACCCTGGACAGATCCAAACCCTCTAG
- the ELOVL1 gene encoding elongation of very long chain fatty acids protein 1 isoform X2, with protein MEAVVNLYQEMMKHADPRIQGYPLMGSPLLMTSILLTYVYFVLSLGPRVMANRKPFQLRSFMVVYNFSLVAFSLYIVYEFLMSGWLSTYTWRCDPVDFSSNPEALRMVRVAWLFLFSKFIELMDTVIFILRKKDGQVTFLHVFHHSVLPWSWWWGIKFAPGGMGSFHAMINSSVHVVMYLYYGLSALGPVAQPYLWWKKHMTAVQLIQFVLVSLHISQYYFMPSCNYQYPIIIHLIWMYGTIFFLLFSNFWYQSYTKGKRLPRVLQQNGVPGTAKVKAN; from the exons ATGGAGGCTGTTGTGAACTTGTACCAGGAGATGATGAAGCATGCAG ATCCCCGGATCCAGGGCTACCCTCTGATGGGGTCCCCCCTGCTAATGACCTCTATCCTCCTGACCTACGTGTACTTCGTTCTTTCACTTGGGCCTCGCGTCATGGCCAATCGGAAGCCCTTCCAGCTCCGCAGCTTCATGGTTGTCTACAACTTCTCACTGGTGGCATTTTCCCTCTACATCGTCTATGAG TTCCTGATGTCTGGCTGGCTGAGTACCTACACCTGGCGCTGCGACCCAGTGGACTTTTCCAGCAACCCGGAGGCACTGAGG ATGGTTCGGGTGGCCTGGCTCTTCCTGTTCTCCAAGTTCATTGAGCTGATGGACACG GTGATCTTTATTCTCCGCAAGAAAGATGGACAGGTGACCTTCCTACATGTCTTCCACCACTCAGTGCTTCCCTGGAGCTGGTGGTGGGGGATAAAATTTGCCCCAG GAGGAATGGGCTCTTTCCACGCCATGATCAACTCCTCTGTGCACGTCGTCATGTACCTGTACTATGGATTGTCTGCCCTTGGCCCTGTGGCTCAGCCCTACCTTTGGTGGAAAAAGCACATGACAGCTGTCCAGCTG ATCCAGTTTGTCCTGGTCTCGCTGCACATCTCCCAGTACTACTTCATGCCCAGCTGTAACTACCAGTATCCAATCATCATCCACCTCATCTGGATGTACGGCACCATCTTCTTCTTGCTCTTCTCCAATTTCTGGTATCAGTCTTACACCAAAGGCAAGCGGCTGCCCCGTGTACTTCAGCAAAATGGAGTTCCAGGTACTGCCAAAGTCAAGGCTAACTGA
- the ELOVL1 gene encoding elongation of very long chain fatty acids protein 1 isoform X1 gives MRKWQAAWPWGHLSGPAPSEPSTTARLAPTESLARMEAVVNLYQEMMKHADPRIQGYPLMGSPLLMTSILLTYVYFVLSLGPRVMANRKPFQLRSFMVVYNFSLVAFSLYIVYEFLMSGWLSTYTWRCDPVDFSSNPEALRMVRVAWLFLFSKFIELMDTVIFILRKKDGQVTFLHVFHHSVLPWSWWWGIKFAPGGMGSFHAMINSSVHVVMYLYYGLSALGPVAQPYLWWKKHMTAVQLIQFVLVSLHISQYYFMPSCNYQYPIIIHLIWMYGTIFFLLFSNFWYQSYTKGKRLPRVLQQNGVPGTAKVKAN, from the exons ATGAGGAAGTGGcaggcagcctggccctggggaCACCTCTCCGGCCCTGCTCCTTCCGAGCCCTCCACGACTGCCCGCCTGGCCCCCACTG AGTCCTTAGCCAGGATGGAGGCTGTTGTGAACTTGTACCAGGAGATGATGAAGCATGCAG ATCCCCGGATCCAGGGCTACCCTCTGATGGGGTCCCCCCTGCTAATGACCTCTATCCTCCTGACCTACGTGTACTTCGTTCTTTCACTTGGGCCTCGCGTCATGGCCAATCGGAAGCCCTTCCAGCTCCGCAGCTTCATGGTTGTCTACAACTTCTCACTGGTGGCATTTTCCCTCTACATCGTCTATGAG TTCCTGATGTCTGGCTGGCTGAGTACCTACACCTGGCGCTGCGACCCAGTGGACTTTTCCAGCAACCCGGAGGCACTGAGG ATGGTTCGGGTGGCCTGGCTCTTCCTGTTCTCCAAGTTCATTGAGCTGATGGACACG GTGATCTTTATTCTCCGCAAGAAAGATGGACAGGTGACCTTCCTACATGTCTTCCACCACTCAGTGCTTCCCTGGAGCTGGTGGTGGGGGATAAAATTTGCCCCAG GAGGAATGGGCTCTTTCCACGCCATGATCAACTCCTCTGTGCACGTCGTCATGTACCTGTACTATGGATTGTCTGCCCTTGGCCCTGTGGCTCAGCCCTACCTTTGGTGGAAAAAGCACATGACAGCTGTCCAGCTG ATCCAGTTTGTCCTGGTCTCGCTGCACATCTCCCAGTACTACTTCATGCCCAGCTGTAACTACCAGTATCCAATCATCATCCACCTCATCTGGATGTACGGCACCATCTTCTTCTTGCTCTTCTCCAATTTCTGGTATCAGTCTTACACCAAAGGCAAGCGGCTGCCCCGTGTACTTCAGCAAAATGGAGTTCCAGGTACTGCCAAAGTCAAGGCTAACTGA
- the CDC20 gene encoding cell division cycle protein 20 homolog yields MAQFVFESDLHSLLQLDTPIPNAPPARWQRKAKEAAGPAPSPMRAANRSHSAGRTPGRTPGKSSSKIQTTPSKPGGDRYIPHRSASQMEVASFLLSKENQPEDSQTPTKKEHQKAWALNLNGFDVEEAKILRLSGKPQNAPEGYQNRLKVLYSQKATPSSSRKTCRYIPSLPDRILDAPEIRNDYYLNLVDWSSGNVLAVALDNSVYLWSASSGDILQLLQLEQPGDYISSVAWIKEGNYLAVGTSSAEVQLWDVQQQKRLRNMTSHSARVGSLCWNSYILSSGSRSGHIHHHDVRVAEHHVATLSGHSQEVCGLRWAPDGRHLASGGNDNLVNVWPSAPGEGGWVPLQTFTQHQGAVKAVAWCPWQPNVLATGGGTSDRHIRIWNVCSGACLSAVDAHSQVCSILWSPHYKELISGHGFAQNQLVIWKYPTMAKVAELKGHTARVLSLTMSPDGATVASAAADETLRLWRCFELDPARRREREKASAAKSSLIHQGIR; encoded by the exons ATGGCCCAGTTCGTGTTCGAGAGTGACCTGCACTCGCTGCTGCAGCTGGATACACCCATCCCCAATGCACCCCCTGCGCGCTGGCAGCGCAAGGCGAAGGAAGCCGCGGGGCCGGCCCCCTCGCCTATGCGGGCAGCCAACCGATCCCACAGCGCCGGCAGGACCCCGGGCCGAACTCCCG gcaaATCCAGCTCCAAGATTCAGACCACTCCCAGCAAACCTGGCGGTGACCGCTATATCCCCCATCGCAGTGCTTCCCAGATGGAGGTCGCTAGCTTCCTCCTGAGCAAGGAGAACCAGCCCGAAGACAGTCAGACGCCCACCAAGAAG GAACATCAGAAAGCATGGGCTTTGAACCTGAACGGTTTTGATGTGGAGGAAGCCAAGATCCTTAGGCTCAGTGGAAAACCACAAAATGCCCCAGAGG GTTACCAGAACAGACTGAAAGTACTCTATAGCCAGAAGGCCACGCCCAGCTCCAGCAGGAAGACCTGCCGTTACATTCCTTCTCTGCCAGACCGGATCCTGGACGCCCCTGAAATCCGGAATGACTACT ACCTGAACCTTGTGGATTGGAGCTCTGGGAATGTACTGGCTGTGGCTTTGGACAACAGTGTGTACTTGTGGAGTGCTAGCTCTGGTGACATCCTGCAGCTGCTGCAATTGGAGCAGCCTGGGGACTATATATCTTCTGTGGCCTGGATCAAAGAGGGCAACTACCTGGCTGTGGGCACCAGCAGTGCTGAGGTGCAG CTATGGGATGTGCAACAGCAGAAACGGCTTCGAAACATGACCAGTCATTCTGCCCGAGTGGGCTCCCTCTGTTGGAATAGCTATATCCTGTCCAG TGGCTCTCGCTCTGGCCACATCCACCACCATGATGTTCGGGTAGCAGAACACCATGTGGCCACATTGAGTGGCCACAGCCAGGAAGTGTGTGGGCTGCGCTGGGCCCCAGATGGACGACATTTAGCCAGTGGCGGCAACGATAACTTGGTCAACGTGTGGCCTAGTGCTCCTGGAGAAGGTGGCTGGGTTCCTCTGCAGACATTCACCCAGCATCAAGGGGCTGTCAAG GCTGTAGCTTGGTGTCCCTGGCAGCCCAACGTCCTGGCAACTGGAGGGGGCACAAGTGATCGACACATTCGTATCTGGAACGTCTGCTCTGGGGCCTGTCTGAGTGCTGTGGATGCCCATTCCCAG GTGTGCTCCATCCTCTGGTCTCCCCACTACAAGGAGCTCATCTCAGGCCATGGCTTTGCCCAGAACCAGCTGGTTATTTGGAAGTACCCAACCATGGCCAAGGTGGCTGAGCTGAAAG gtcacacagcccgGGTCCTTAGTCTGACCATGAGCCCGGATGGGGCTACAGTGGCATCAGCAGCAGCAGATGAGACCCTGCGGCTGTGGCGCTGCTTTGAGTTGGACCCTGCCCGGCGGCGGGAGCGGGAGAAGGCCAGTGCAGCCAAaagcagcctcatccaccaaggCATCCGTTAA